DNA from Elaeis guineensis isolate ETL-2024a chromosome 2, EG11, whole genome shotgun sequence:
TCATGAATCCTGGTAGATATTCTGTCTTtgtccccttttttttcttttctttttttcttcttttcttcttcctttcttttcttttaccttcttttattttctttccttttttgttcttttcttatccttttattattttttcctttttcttcttctttctcttttctttttcttccttttttttttcctttctttctttttcttctctattcttttctttccttttttcttcttttttttttttccattcatttttcctttttttcatccttcctttctttcttcttttttctactctttgttgaggtgagtttcAGAGTCCCAACCTTGTTCCGGTTCCATTTTCTCCTTATAGAAATAAAACGAGACAGCCAGGACGTGTGCTCCATTCTGCTAGAACTTAAAATCTGGCCTCTCTCTCATTCATATCCCTGTCTGAAATCAGGAAGACCCAACTGTTGATCCACCTAACATTTTATCTGAAATTGTTGCCATAATGTGATCATAATAGACTGGACGACTGTAAATTGCCTTCAGATTATGGTACTTCTAGCAATCAGTACATGTGATGCACTTGACTGATAAATAGAACATCCGATGAATGACATGTTGAGCCACTGATTCTATTAATTTTCCTTTCCAGCTTATGTAAGTTCATGCTATGTAAGTGGCCAGCTTAGGCAAGTTCATTCTATGTAACTGGCAATTTTATATTCATTGCAGGTGAAGAAGGAGAGGGCAGAACGAGAGGCACTGGGAGCTCTACCCCTCTATCAGCGAAACATTCCATGAGATATCTTGCAAGGATGCTACTGTTTCTGATATTAATTGCGACCAATAAAATAAAACACTGTTAATGACATTGGATGCTGATTTTGGTCTATGTAATCATCTTTTTAGAATGCTTTATCTTTCATGTGTTTGTTTTGGTAATCATCACTGAAATATGCATTCtcaagtatttttcagatattaggaGGCAAACCTGGCTGTCATGGAAAGACCATCTGATTATTGGAGGTTTATAGATAATAAGTTGTTATTAGTTATGAATAGTCTTCCTGAATCACAAGTAGTGGTAGTGTTGATGCCTATTGAAGGTGTTTCTTTTGGTCATATGGGACAGTCTCATGACTGACATCCGAGGGTGTTCTCTGTGTCCTTGGTCGCAACCACTCCTTGGACCATCAACTTAAAAAGAATGGATGGGGATTTTAGAAGTGCTCTTTGGACCATCAACTTAAAAGGGATGGATGGGGATTATAGTAGTGCTTGTTATCAAACAATTGGGTCTatcgtcatcatcatcattaaaaaaaaaaaaaaggttctctGTTGGTGGCCGACATACGTTGAAATCAGGGATGTACAAATCCATGCCTCAGAAGCTGTAGGGCATTCTATTCACATTTTTGTCCATTTAGCTTGTTCTATGCTCTTTTTTGATTTATCATATGTTGGCGATTTATGGTGATGAAGAGGCCAAAATTTGGTGGTCATGATGGCTTCGCACATGATATGCAAATGTAAAATCTGTGcccgtatttttttttttttttggggggtttAAAGATTCTGTTGGATTGGTTGGTAACTGTGAAGCATTAAAATGCGAAATCATATAACCATATTTTTCATATAGAAATATCTGATCAACGATAGAACAAGATCCATTTTGCATCATATCTAACTGATTTCTTGGTTCGGACCGAAGAAGTAATGTCACTCGATTATTATCAAATTGACTGCAATCTTTTTCTGTCCGTAAGGATCCCACCAGAGCGCTTTCTACTTCTAATAGGCCATGAACTAGATCAGAATCATTCTCAACGAATCCATAAGAAGTGATCCAATTTTTTTCATGTTAGGAAACTCAGATCCTAGGTCTCGGTCGTTATATGGTGAGGTGGTTAATGCGAAGTTCGTGAGTTTTTGgtttatatttttcaaaccatatttttcaaaataatacgTGGACTACTTTGTTGGAGTTAGAATGTcttttcatatttataattttGCGATCTTGCCATTTCAAAGGCATGAAAGTTCATGGTCCAAATAAGATCGTCAGAACTAATTATTGTTGTGTAAAATGGATCATTTTTAACCACTTGAGTGACTCATCTAACTTGTAGCTTATACGATGTATGTATATGTTAAATTGCTAATATAACTGACGTAAGTTAGACTGTGCAAATCAAGTCGGCAGATTGCGGACGCCGCCCACAACAGCTATGAGAACTGCGACGCCGATTTGAAACCATGAGGTACACCATCAGACATGGATTCGAACGTGTGCAAATCCACGGTGTCAAGGGTCTTCCTTTGGCGTTCCGTCATCATGTCCTCGGAACCAGCGATTCCCAAATCCACCGTTAAATTGGAAACGGCTCCCTCCCCTCTGTTTATTATATCTATTTTCCTCGTGGGCTTCCGCGTGACGGTGGGAAGCTTGATCGAAAAGGCgaaaaatagaagagaagaagCCGAGACACGAAAGaggggtagagagagagagagagggtgggagaggagaggaagaggatggtGTTCAACAGCCGGTGGGTTGCGGCGGTGGCGACGGTGTCGGCGGATGCGTGTCAATACGTAGCGTGCAACCCAGAGCGGTTGAGCAGCGAGCAGGTGCTGGAGCTCATCTGCTGTCTTCCCCTCCACCAACTCCGTCGCCTCGCCCTctgcctcttctccttcttctgcttcCCCGTCGCCGAGCCCCCGCCACGCCGCCGCTTCTACGCCTACCGccgctccttctcctcttcctcctcctcctcctcatcctcctcatcCGACGCCTACGACTCCGCCGGCTACGATTCCCATTCCGACTGAAAACGAATCTTTCCTCTCCTCCCGCTGTACAGATAGTatctcctcctccttcttcttcttcttttcgtcCT
Protein-coding regions in this window:
- the LOC105054870 gene encoding uncharacterized protein; this translates as MVFNSRWVAAVATVSADACQYVACNPERLSSEQVLELICCLPLHQLRRLALCLFSFFCFPVAEPPPRRRFYAYRRSFSSSSSSSSSSSSDAYDSAGYDSHSD